From a region of the Cherax quadricarinatus isolate ZL_2023a chromosome 75, ASM3850222v1, whole genome shotgun sequence genome:
- the mRpS16 gene encoding small ribosomal subunit protein bS16m: MPFPAAGGARVPLRTAKCIRFARHGCANRPFYHIVVMDKKSPRQGHVIEQLGTWDPLVNAHGEKLCSINLERTTYWISKGALISEGCSMLLGLAGLLPIHPRVYLLAWRNRRAAAAQKVQEKEDAAQVEN; encoded by the exons ATGCCTTTCCCTGCAGCAGGAGGCGCCAGAGTACCTTTGAGGACGGCCAAATGTATAAGATTTGCCAGGCATGGATGTGCAAACAGACCGTTTTACCACATTGTTGTTATGGAT aaaaagaGTCCTAGACAGGGTCATGTGATTGAGCAGCTTGGGACTTGGGACCCTCTGGTCAATGCTCATGGGGAGAAGTTATGTTCCATTAACCTAGAGCGAACAACTTACTGGATCAGTAAAGGAGCTCTTATATCTGAGGGCTGTTCAATGCTTCTAG GTCTAGCAGGATTACTGCCAATCCACCCTCGAGTGTATTTGTTAGCCTGGCGTAAtcgaagagcagcagcagctcagAAAGTGCAAGAGAAAGAGGATGCAGCACAAGTTGAAAACTAA
- the RabGGTb gene encoding geranylgeranyl transferase type-2 subunit beta, which yields MASHPKDVVITDEHPKTLLLQKHADYIIGYSKKEEDYEFTMTEHFRMSGMYWGITAVDLLSQLDRMDRSAIIEFVRQCQDKTSGGFSPSLGHDAHLLYTLSAVQILVIMDGMDEVDTEGIIRFIVGLQNEDGSFSGDQWGEVDTRFSFCAVACLSLLKRLDAIDIDKAVEFVMKCQNVDGGFGTRPGSESHAGQIYCCVGLLSVTGQLHRVNGDLLGWWLCERQLPSGGLNGRPEKLPDVCYSWWVLASLKMLDRLHWINANKMRLFIMATQDPETGGFTDRPGDMVDLYHTHFGLAGLSLLGEPGLKQINPVFCMPQYVIDRISVSVQILAT from the exons GCGAGTCATCCCAAAGATGTGGTCATCACTGATGAGCATCCCAAGACACTCTTACTCCAAAAACACGCTGACTATATTATTGGCTACAGCAAAAAGGAGGAGGATTAT GAATTCACCATGACCGAGCACTTCCGCATGTCTGGCATGTACTGGGGCATAACAGCAGTGGATCTACTGTCACAGTTGGACAGGATGGATCGGTCTGCAATAATAGAATTTGTTCGTCAGTGTCAAGACAAAACATCTGGGGGATTTTCTCCAAGCCTAGGCCACGACGCTCATTTACTCTACACGCTCAGTGCTGTGCAG atACTGGTGATAATGGATGGCATGGATGAAGTGGATACCGAGGGCATCATCAGGTTCATTGTGGGTCTTCAGAATGAAGATGGTTCATTCTCCGGCGACCAGTGGGGAGAAGTTGACACAAGATTTTCCTTTTGTGCTGTAGCATGTTTGTCTTTACTA AAAAGGTTGGATGCAATAGATATAGACAAGGCAGTTGAGTTTGTGATGAAATGTCAGAATGTGGATGGTGGTTTTGGTACAAGACCTGGCTCTGAGAGCCATGCAGGACAGATATACTGTTGTGTTGGCCTCCTCTCTGTCACAG GTCAGTTACACAGAGTGAATGGAGACCTCCTTGGTTGGTGGCTTTGTGAGCGTCAGTTACCATCAGGGGGGCTAAATGGACGACCAGAAAAGCTGCCAGATGTATGTTATTCATGGTGGGTGTTGGCATCTCTTAAAATGCTCGACAGACTTCATTGGATTAATGCAAATAAAATGCGTCTCTTCATAATGGCAACGCAG GATCCTGAGACAGGTGGTTTTACCGACCGGCCGGGCGATATGGTTGACCTCTACCATACGCACTTTGGACTTGCCGGGCTCTCGTTGCTTGGAGAACCTGGACTTAAACAGATCAATCCTGTCTTTTGCATGCCCCAGTATGTTATTGATCGCATCTCTGTGTCCGTTCAGATATTAGCCACATGA